A window of Ignavibacterium sp. contains these coding sequences:
- the nifJ gene encoding pyruvate:ferredoxin (flavodoxin) oxidoreductase, whose product MDRKKVTIDGNEAAAYVAYNTNEVIAIYPITPSSNMAEWCDAWSAVGKKNIWGIVPQVTEMQSEGGASGAVHGALQSGALTTTFTASQGLLLMIPNMYKIAGELTPTVFHVSARSIAAQALSIFGDHSDVMSVRQTGFALLSSGSVQEVMDFALIAQAATLESRIPFLHFFDGFRTSHEVMKIEQLTADDMKAMIDDKFVIEHRKRALSPDHPFIRGTAQNPDVYFQGRETVNPFYAACPNIVQKQMDKFAKLTGRQYHLFDYVGAPDAERIIILMGSGTQAVEETVEYLVAKGEKIGAIKVRLYRPFSIDHFIKALPKTTKSIAVLDRTKEPGSAGEPLYQDVINAISEKYMNGELGFSYPKIVGGRYGLSSKEFTPAMIKAVFDNLASDKPKNHFTVGIIDDVTNSSLDFDPNFSVEAPETFRGKFYGLGADGTVGANKNSIKIIGEGTDYFAQGYFVYDSKKSGSVTVSHLRFGPKPIKSTYLINKANFIACHQQVFLEKMDMLEDAVEGSTFLLNTKVPKEQVWDSLPEKVQKDLIEKKMKLYVIDAYKVADETGMGVRINTIMQTCFFAISNIFPKEQAIGLIKDSIKKTYGAKGDKIVQMNFDAVDKTLDNLFEVPVPNKITSKAQLQPPVTPNAPDFVKEVLGKIIAGKGDLIPVSKMPVDGTYPSASARWEKRNIALEVPVWDPETCIQCNKCVMVCPHATIRAKVYEEKYLEGAPETFKSTKFKAKDYGEGLLYTLQVAVEDCTGCGLCVDVCPAKNKKETKLKAINMAEQLPLREKERANWDFFINIPDLDRRKVAVSKVKDSQFLEPLFEFSGACAGCGETPYVKLVSQLFGDRAIIANATGCSSIYGGNLPTTPWSVNKEGRGPAWSNSLFEDNAEFGLGFRLAINKHQHQAIDLLKKYASEIGDELVTAIINADQKDEAGIYEQRERVEVLKKKLSDMINAGANGKASDLNHLLSIADYLVKKSVWIIGGDGWAYDIGYGGLDHVIATGANVNLLVLDTEVYSNTGGQSSKATPRGAVAKFAAAGKPAGKKDLGLMAMTYGNVYVARVAMGANDQHTLRAFLEAEAYDGPSIIIAYSHCIAHGINMATAMNNQKAAVDSGYWPLYRYNPELAKEGKNPFKLDSKGLKIPLKDYAYMETRYKMLTKSHPDLAAKLIQEAQEDVIKRWKEYERLAAWDPQKEAVQ is encoded by the coding sequence ATGGATAGAAAAAAAGTTACAATCGATGGTAATGAAGCCGCAGCGTATGTGGCATACAATACGAATGAAGTAATAGCAATTTATCCTATTACTCCATCTTCTAACATGGCAGAATGGTGCGATGCCTGGTCTGCTGTTGGAAAGAAAAATATTTGGGGAATTGTTCCTCAGGTTACAGAAATGCAAAGTGAAGGCGGTGCTTCCGGGGCCGTTCACGGTGCACTACAAAGTGGAGCATTAACTACAACCTTTACTGCTTCACAAGGTTTGCTGTTGATGATTCCAAACATGTACAAAATTGCCGGTGAACTTACACCAACAGTTTTTCATGTTTCTGCACGCTCAATAGCTGCACAAGCGCTATCAATTTTTGGTGATCATTCAGATGTAATGAGTGTTCGTCAAACAGGTTTTGCATTACTTTCTTCTGGTTCAGTTCAGGAAGTTATGGATTTTGCATTAATTGCACAGGCAGCTACTCTTGAATCAAGAATTCCTTTCCTTCATTTCTTTGATGGCTTCAGAACTTCTCACGAGGTTATGAAAATTGAACAGCTTACTGCAGACGATATGAAAGCTATGATTGATGATAAGTTTGTAATTGAACACAGAAAAAGAGCTTTATCGCCTGATCATCCATTTATAAGAGGAACTGCGCAAAATCCTGATGTTTACTTTCAGGGAAGAGAAACAGTTAATCCATTTTACGCTGCTTGTCCGAACATAGTTCAAAAGCAAATGGATAAGTTTGCTAAACTTACAGGCAGACAATATCATCTGTTCGATTATGTTGGTGCCCCTGATGCAGAAAGAATAATTATTCTTATGGGTTCTGGTACTCAGGCAGTTGAAGAAACAGTTGAATATCTTGTTGCAAAAGGTGAAAAGATTGGGGCAATCAAGGTAAGATTATACAGACCGTTTTCAATTGATCACTTCATAAAAGCATTACCAAAAACAACAAAGTCAATAGCTGTTTTAGACAGAACAAAAGAACCAGGTTCTGCAGGTGAACCTCTTTATCAGGATGTTATCAATGCAATATCAGAAAAATATATGAATGGTGAGCTTGGATTTTCTTATCCGAAAATTGTTGGCGGAAGATATGGCCTTTCATCAAAAGAGTTCACCCCTGCAATGATAAAAGCTGTATTTGATAATCTTGCTTCAGATAAACCAAAAAATCATTTCACAGTTGGAATAATAGACGATGTAACAAACTCAAGTCTCGATTTTGATCCCAACTTTTCTGTTGAAGCACCCGAAACTTTCCGTGGAAAGTTCTATGGTCTTGGTGCAGATGGAACAGTCGGTGCAAATAAAAACTCAATTAAAATTATTGGCGAAGGAACTGATTACTTTGCGCAAGGATATTTTGTTTATGATTCAAAAAAATCCGGCTCTGTAACTGTATCACATTTAAGATTCGGACCAAAGCCAATCAAATCAACTTATCTGATTAACAAAGCAAATTTTATTGCATGTCATCAGCAGGTGTTCTTAGAAAAGATGGATATGCTTGAAGATGCAGTCGAAGGTTCAACTTTTCTTCTGAATACTAAAGTTCCGAAAGAACAAGTTTGGGATTCACTACCTGAAAAAGTTCAGAAAGATTTGATTGAAAAGAAAATGAAATTATATGTTATTGATGCGTATAAAGTTGCTGACGAAACCGGAATGGGAGTAAGAATTAATACAATAATGCAAACTTGTTTCTTCGCAATATCAAACATCTTTCCTAAAGAACAGGCGATTGGCTTAATTAAAGATTCTATTAAGAAAACTTATGGAGCTAAGGGAGATAAAATTGTTCAGATGAATTTTGATGCAGTTGATAAAACTCTTGATAATCTGTTTGAAGTTCCTGTTCCGAATAAAATTACAAGCAAAGCTCAGCTACAACCACCAGTAACTCCAAATGCTCCCGATTTCGTCAAAGAAGTTCTTGGAAAAATAATTGCTGGTAAAGGCGATTTGATTCCTGTAAGCAAAATGCCTGTTGATGGTACTTATCCCTCAGCAAGTGCAAGATGGGAAAAAAGAAACATTGCTCTCGAAGTTCCCGTATGGGATCCTGAAACATGTATTCAATGCAACAAATGTGTAATGGTTTGTCCGCACGCTACTATCAGAGCAAAAGTTTATGAAGAAAAGTATCTCGAAGGCGCACCAGAAACTTTCAAATCAACTAAGTTCAAAGCAAAGGATTACGGAGAAGGATTACTTTACACACTTCAGGTTGCAGTAGAAGATTGTACCGGTTGCGGACTTTGTGTTGATGTTTGTCCGGCTAAGAATAAAAAGGAAACAAAACTCAAAGCCATCAATATGGCAGAGCAACTTCCTCTTCGTGAAAAAGAAAGAGCTAATTGGGACTTCTTTATTAACATTCCTGATTTAGACAGAAGAAAAGTTGCGGTATCAAAAGTTAAAGACTCACAATTCCTTGAACCATTATTTGAGTTCTCAGGAGCTTGTGCTGGTTGTGGCGAAACTCCTTATGTAAAATTAGTAAGTCAGCTTTTTGGTGACAGAGCAATTATAGCAAACGCAACAGGTTGCTCATCCATTTATGGCGGAAATCTTCCAACAACTCCCTGGTCAGTGAACAAAGAAGGAAGAGGACCTGCCTGGTCAAATTCACTATTTGAAGATAACGCTGAATTCGGCTTAGGATTCAGATTGGCAATAAATAAACACCAGCATCAGGCAATTGACTTACTTAAGAAGTATGCTTCTGAAATTGGTGATGAATTGGTTACTGCAATAATCAATGCTGATCAAAAAGATGAAGCTGGTATTTACGAACAAAGAGAAAGAGTAGAAGTTTTAAAGAAAAAATTAAGTGATATGATCAATGCTGGTGCTAATGGAAAAGCATCCGATTTGAATCATCTATTAAGTATTGCAGATTATCTTGTTAAAAAATCTGTTTGGATAATCGGTGGTGATGGATGGGCTTATGATATCGGTTATGGCGGACTTGATCATGTAATCGCAACTGGTGCAAATGTTAATCTTCTCGTTCTTGATACAGAAGTTTATTCCAACACTGGCGGACAAAGTTCAAAAGCTACCCCTCGTGGTGCTGTTGCTAAATTTGCTGCAGCCGGTAAACCAGCAGGTAAAAAAGATCTCGGACTTATGGCAATGACTTACGGAAATGTTTATGTAGCAAGAGTTGCGATGGGTGCAAACGATCAGCATACATTAAGAGCATTTCTTGAAGCTGAAGCTTATGACGGACCATCAATCATTATTGCTTACAGCCATTGCATTGCACACGGAATAAATATGGCAACAGCAATGAATAATCAGAAAGCTGCTGTCGATTCAGGTTACTGGCCATTATACAGATACAATCCCGAATTGGCAAAAGAAGGAAAGAATCCTTTCAAACTTGATTCTAAAGGATTAAAGATTCCTCTGAAAGATTATGCTTATATGGAAACAAGATATAAGATGTTGACTAAATCTCATCCCGACTTAGCAGCAAAGCTGATTCAGGAAGCTCAGGAAGATGTAATCAAACGATGGAAAGAATATGAAAGATTAGCTGCCTGGGATCCACAGAAAGAAGCAGTTCAATGA
- a CDS encoding dihydroorotate dehydrogenase-like protein encodes MDLSTNYLGLKLKSPIIPSAGPLSEKISNIREMEDAGAGAVVLYSLFEEQIEHEQIELDYHTSVHAESYAEATSYFPEPFEFKTGPDEYLEHIRKAKEAVNIPIIASLNGKSVGGWTEYAKLIEQAGADALELNIYLLPTDVERSGNFIEQMYIDIVKAVRSAVKIPIAVKMHPFFTSTSYMANQFAKAGANGLVLFNRFYQPDINLEKLEVEPNVLLSTPMAMRLPLRWIAILYGKVQADLAATSGVYHPEDVIKLTMAGAKATQMLAALLKFGIGHIADVISGMKTWMEEHEYESLSMMRGSMSYMNVDDPSKFERANYMKVLHSYK; translated from the coding sequence ATGGATTTATCAACTAATTATCTCGGACTCAAATTAAAATCTCCGATTATTCCCTCAGCCGGACCATTATCAGAAAAAATATCAAACATCCGCGAGATGGAAGATGCCGGTGCAGGTGCTGTTGTTCTATATTCTCTATTCGAAGAACAAATTGAGCACGAACAAATTGAATTAGATTATCATACTTCTGTTCACGCTGAAAGCTATGCTGAAGCTACTTCTTACTTCCCTGAACCATTTGAATTTAAAACCGGACCAGATGAATATCTTGAGCATATTCGCAAAGCCAAAGAAGCAGTCAACATTCCAATCATAGCAAGCTTAAACGGAAAATCTGTTGGTGGTTGGACTGAGTATGCAAAGTTAATTGAACAAGCTGGTGCAGATGCACTTGAGCTGAACATTTATTTACTTCCGACAGATGTTGAACGCTCTGGTAATTTTATAGAACAAATGTATATCGATATAGTTAAAGCAGTTCGTTCAGCTGTTAAAATTCCAATTGCTGTAAAGATGCATCCATTCTTTACTTCAACTTCATATATGGCTAACCAATTTGCAAAAGCTGGTGCAAACGGACTTGTTTTGTTCAACAGATTTTATCAGCCGGATATTAATCTGGAAAAACTGGAAGTTGAACCAAATGTTTTGCTTAGTACTCCAATGGCAATGAGATTACCATTAAGATGGATTGCTATTCTTTATGGAAAAGTTCAGGCAGATTTGGCTGCAACAAGCGGAGTTTATCATCCTGAAGATGTTATTAAACTGACAATGGCAGGTGCAAAGGCAACTCAAATGCTTGCTGCTCTTTTGAAATTCGGAATTGGTCATATTGCTGATGTAATCAGTGGTATGAAAACCTGGATGGAAGAACACGAGTATGAGTCACTGAGTATGATGCGTGGAAGTATGAGTTATATGAATGTTGATGATCCATCTAAATTCGAACGCGCCAACTATATGAAAGTTTTACATTCATATAAATAA
- a CDS encoding Xaa-Pro peptidase family protein, translated as MSNQIIKEKIQQAIEILNEKNIDMWMTFVRETKVTKDPMIDMIVGEHSTWQSAFIINRDGETAAIVGSIEEENIVKTGLYQKVIGYVKSVKEPLLEYLNGKNPKSIAINYSKNSVLSDGLTYGMYLLLNDYLDGTEFKNRLVSAEEIISALRGRKSDSELSIMKEAITETLKIFDAVTKFIKPGLTEKDVAEYVKKLMKEKGFQPAWDEETCPAVFTGPNPASAHSGPTDRKIEKGHLVNMDFGIKYKGYCSDLQRTWYVLRDGETKAPAEVQKGFEVIRDAIQKVSDAIKPGVTGVEMDDIARNYITDKGYPEYPHGLGHQVGREVHDGGAGLFPRWERYGNTPFMKLEERQVFTIEPRLPVEGYGVSTIEEEVVITKDGCEFLSPPQKELILIK; from the coding sequence ATGTCAAACCAGATTATAAAAGAAAAAATCCAGCAGGCAATTGAAATTCTTAACGAAAAAAATATTGATATGTGGATGACTTTCGTCCGCGAAACAAAAGTAACCAAAGATCCTATGATTGATATGATTGTTGGCGAACATTCAACCTGGCAATCTGCTTTTATAATAAACAGAGATGGTGAAACAGCCGCGATTGTCGGAAGCATTGAGGAAGAAAATATCGTTAAGACAGGATTATATCAGAAAGTAATTGGATATGTTAAGTCTGTTAAAGAACCTTTGCTCGAATATTTGAATGGTAAAAATCCAAAAAGCATCGCGATTAATTACTCTAAAAATTCTGTTCTGTCAGATGGATTAACTTATGGAATGTATCTTTTGCTAAATGATTATCTGGATGGAACTGAATTTAAGAACAGATTAGTAAGTGCTGAAGAAATTATCTCAGCTCTCAGAGGTAGAAAATCAGATTCTGAATTGTCTATAATGAAGGAAGCAATAACAGAAACTCTGAAAATTTTTGATGCTGTTACAAAGTTTATTAAGCCGGGACTAACAGAAAAAGATGTTGCTGAGTATGTGAAGAAATTAATGAAAGAAAAAGGATTTCAGCCAGCGTGGGATGAAGAAACCTGTCCAGCTGTGTTTACAGGACCAAATCCGGCAAGTGCTCATTCGGGACCGACTGACAGAAAAATTGAAAAGGGACACTTGGTTAATATGGACTTTGGAATTAAGTACAAAGGTTATTGTTCCGATTTACAAAGAACCTGGTATGTTTTACGTGATGGAGAAACAAAAGCACCGGCAGAAGTTCAAAAAGGATTTGAAGTGATTCGTGATGCGATACAAAAAGTTTCAGATGCAATTAAACCTGGTGTAACTGGTGTTGAAATGGATGATATTGCCAGAAATTATATTACTGATAAGGGTTATCCTGAATATCCGCATGGACTTGGTCATCAGGTGGGAAGAGAAGTACACGATGGCGGGGCAGGACTTTTTCCTCGTTGGGAAAGATATGGTAACACTCCATTTATGAAATTAGAAGAAAGACAAGTATTCACGATTGAACCGCGTTTACCGGTTGAAGGTTATGGTGTTTCCACAATTGAAGAAGAGGTTGTAATAACCAAAGACGGATGCGAATTTCTTTCTCCACCGCAGAAGGAATTGATTTTAATTAAATAA
- the aat gene encoding leucyl/phenylalanyl-tRNA--protein transferase, with translation MVEKNNELLKSMLQPDNMIRLYASGAFPMADDSGQINWYMPEIRTIIPLDNFNIPRSARKTIEKQKFEIKFDNDYLSVIKGCADRPSTWISDELIVAYRRLHKRGYLHTVETYQNGKLVGGLYGITFRGAFFGESMFSKVSQASKAALIALLNHLKEKDFVLLDVQYMTEHLRMFGAIEISWEEYSSLLQKAYLSGCSF, from the coding sequence ATGGTCGAAAAGAACAATGAACTCCTGAAATCAATGTTACAACCGGATAATATGATCCGGCTTTATGCAAGCGGTGCATTCCCGATGGCAGATGATTCCGGACAAATAAACTGGTATATGCCAGAAATCAGAACGATTATTCCTCTTGATAATTTTAATATTCCACGCTCTGCACGGAAAACAATTGAAAAGCAGAAATTTGAAATAAAATTTGACAATGATTATTTAAGCGTTATAAAAGGTTGTGCAGATAGACCATCAACCTGGATTTCGGATGAGCTTATTGTGGCTTACCGGAGATTACACAAGCGAGGTTATCTCCATACAGTTGAAACATATCAGAATGGAAAGCTTGTTGGTGGCTTGTATGGTATTACATTCCGTGGTGCATTCTTTGGTGAGTCGATGTTTTCCAAAGTCTCTCAGGCGTCTAAAGCCGCTTTAATTGCTTTGCTTAATCATCTCAAAGAGAAAGATTTTGTTCTGCTTGATGTTCAGTATATGACAGAGCATCTGAGAATGTTTGGAGCAATCGAGATTTCGTGGGAAGAATACAGCTCACTTCTGCAAAAAGCTTATCTCTCAGGTTGTAGTTTTTAG
- the arcC gene encoding carbamate kinase has translation MRKTAVVALGGNALLRGNEIGTIQQQEKNTYDTCINLIKLLKQDYNLVITHGNGPQVGNIMLRNEAGYNTYKIPKMPLDICVADSQGGIGYMIERQMKNILTENKLRKNVVTLVTQVLVDKDDPAFENPSKPIGPFYLKEEADLLARINNFVFKEDARKRGWRRVVASPQPKDIINKKIIKELVRKGNIVIAAGGGGIPVYQDKNKMLHGVEAVIDKDLASALLANEIEADEFFILTDVPKVYINFNKPNQQQLDFIKVSDAKKYYEAGEFGAGSMGPKILAALSFVENGGKETVITESTQLGDPACGTRIIPD, from the coding sequence ATGCGCAAAACAGCTGTGGTTGCATTAGGCGGCAATGCACTCCTTCGCGGAAACGAAATCGGAACAATCCAACAGCAGGAAAAAAACACTTACGACACTTGTATTAACCTCATTAAGCTTCTTAAACAAGATTATAACTTAGTAATAACTCACGGTAATGGTCCTCAGGTTGGTAACATAATGCTTCGTAATGAAGCTGGTTACAACACTTATAAGATTCCCAAAATGCCTCTGGATATTTGTGTGGCTGATTCGCAGGGTGGAATCGGTTATATGATTGAACGGCAGATGAAAAATATTCTGACCGAAAATAAATTAAGAAAAAATGTTGTAACACTTGTTACTCAGGTTCTTGTTGACAAAGATGATCCTGCTTTTGAAAACCCATCTAAACCAATTGGTCCTTTTTATCTGAAAGAAGAAGCTGATCTGCTTGCAAGAATTAATAATTTTGTGTTCAAAGAAGATGCCCGTAAAAGAGGTTGGCGAAGAGTTGTTGCATCACCTCAGCCAAAAGATATAATCAATAAAAAAATAATTAAAGAACTTGTTAGAAAAGGAAACATAGTTATTGCCGCTGGTGGAGGCGGAATTCCTGTTTATCAGGATAAAAATAAAATGCTTCACGGAGTTGAAGCCGTAATTGATAAAGACCTTGCGTCAGCTTTACTTGCGAATGAAATTGAAGCTGATGAATTTTTTATCTTAACTGATGTCCCAAAAGTTTATATTAATTTTAATAAACCTAATCAGCAGCAACTGGATTTCATTAAAGTTTCTGACGCAAAAAAATATTATGAGGCAGGGGAATTTGGTGCCGGAAGTATGGGACCAAAAATTCTTGCGGCATTAAGTTTTGTTGAGAATGGTGGAAAAGAAACTGTTATTACTGAATCAACTCAACTTGGTGATCCGGCTTGTGGAACGAGAATAATTCCGGACTAA
- the gdhA gene encoding NADP-specific glutamate dehydrogenase, whose amino-acid sequence MASEYVMKILADVKAKNPNEPEFHQAVEEVLESLDLVLQRHPEYRSLKIVERMVEPERVIMFRVPWMDDQGQIHINRGYRIEMNSAIGPYKGGLRFHPSVTLGILKFLAFEQVFKNSLTTLPMGGGKGGSDFDPKGKSDNEIMRFCQSFMTELFRHIGPNTDVPAGDIGVGTREIGYLFGQYKRLTNEFTGVLTGKGINWGGSLIRPEATGFGVVYFANEMLKTKGQSFEGKTVAVSGFGNVAWGAVQKVTELGGKVVTLSGPDGYVYDPDGVKGEKIDYMLKLRASNKDAVEDYAKEFKVQFFPGKKPWEVKVDVALPCATQNEIHEKDARELVKNGCICVCEGANMPTTIEAYKVFMEAGILYAPGKASNAGGVATSGLEMTQNSMRLPWSREEVDKKLHEIMVRIHNTCLATAEKYGTPGNYVNGANIAGFLKVADAMIDQGLV is encoded by the coding sequence ATGGCTTCTGAATATGTAATGAAAATATTGGCTGATGTTAAAGCCAAAAATCCAAACGAACCAGAATTCCATCAGGCAGTTGAAGAAGTTCTTGAATCACTTGATTTGGTTCTTCAGCGACATCCTGAATACCGCTCACTTAAAATAGTAGAAAGAATGGTAGAACCTGAAAGAGTTATAATGTTCCGCGTTCCGTGGATGGACGATCAGGGACAAATTCATATCAACCGCGGATACAGAATAGAAATGAATAGTGCAATCGGACCATACAAAGGTGGTTTGAGATTTCACCCGTCAGTTACTCTGGGCATCTTAAAATTTTTAGCATTCGAACAAGTTTTCAAGAATTCTCTTACAACTCTTCCGATGGGTGGTGGTAAAGGCGGTAGTGATTTCGATCCTAAAGGAAAATCTGATAATGAAATAATGAGATTCTGCCAGAGCTTTATGACAGAACTTTTCCGTCACATTGGTCCGAATACAGATGTTCCTGCTGGTGATATCGGAGTTGGAACAAGAGAAATCGGTTATCTCTTCGGACAGTATAAAAGATTAACAAATGAATTTACCGGCGTATTAACAGGCAAAGGGATTAATTGGGGTGGCTCTCTGATTCGTCCTGAAGCGACCGGATTTGGTGTTGTTTATTTCGCTAACGAAATGCTTAAAACAAAGGGACAAAGCTTTGAAGGAAAAACCGTTGCAGTTTCCGGCTTTGGTAATGTTGCCTGGGGCGCTGTTCAGAAAGTAACTGAACTTGGTGGAAAAGTTGTAACCCTTTCCGGACCAGATGGATATGTTTATGATCCTGATGGAGTTAAAGGCGAAAAAATTGATTATATGCTTAAACTTCGAGCAAGCAATAAAGATGCAGTTGAAGATTATGCTAAAGAATTCAAAGTTCAGTTCTTCCCCGGTAAAAAACCATGGGAAGTAAAAGTTGATGTTGCTTTGCCTTGCGCAACTCAGAATGAAATCCATGAAAAGGATGCAAGAGAACTTGTAAAGAATGGCTGCATTTGTGTATGCGAAGGTGCTAACATGCCAACTACAATTGAAGCATATAAAGTATTTATGGAAGCCGGAATTCTTTATGCACCTGGCAAAGCTTCTAATGCTGGTGGTGTTGCAACCAGTGGTTTGGAAATGACACAGAACAGTATGAGATTACCTTGGAGTCGGGAAGAAGTTGACAAAAAACTTCATGAAATAATGGTTAGAATACATAATACTTGTCTGGCAACTGCAGAGAAATATGGAACTCCGGGTAATTATGTTAACGGTGCAAACATTGCGGGATTCTTAAAAGTAGCTGATGCAATGATTGACCAGGGACTTGTTTAA
- the argF gene encoding ornithine carbamoyltransferase, with the protein MAVNMKGKDLISIADLTLEEIYEIFDVAHSLKQKLYTNEPHRYLEGKTLGMIFTKRSTRTRVSFETGIYQLGGLGMYFGPNDLQLGKSESIADTARVLSRYLNGIMIRTFDHNDVVELAKYADIPVINGLTDLLHPCQVLTDLFTVLEKKRKLQGLKLAYIGDGNNMAHSLLNGCSKVGMNIAIASPSGYKPNKEIVANAKKFAAYMGSKVEILDDPIAAVKNADIVYTDVWASMGQEEEAEERKKKFAKFQVNPKLVKHAKEDYLFMHCLPAHRGEEVVDEVADSPNSVIFDEAENRLHVQKAIMALVM; encoded by the coding sequence ATGGCTGTTAATATGAAAGGTAAAGATCTCATTTCAATCGCAGATCTTACACTTGAAGAAATTTATGAGATTTTTGATGTGGCTCATTCATTAAAACAAAAATTATATACCAATGAACCACACAGATATCTTGAAGGCAAAACACTCGGAATGATTTTTACAAAACGCTCAACAAGAACACGTGTATCATTTGAAACCGGCATCTATCAACTTGGTGGACTTGGAATGTATTTCGGTCCCAATGATTTACAGCTTGGTAAAAGTGAAAGTATTGCAGATACAGCACGAGTTCTTTCAAGATATCTTAATGGAATTATGATTCGTACATTCGACCACAATGATGTGGTTGAACTTGCAAAGTATGCTGATATCCCCGTTATCAATGGATTGACCGATTTGCTTCATCCTTGTCAGGTTCTTACTGATCTGTTTACAGTACTCGAAAAGAAAAGAAAACTTCAGGGACTTAAACTTGCTTACATAGGCGATGGCAATAATATGGCTCACAGCTTATTGAACGGATGTTCAAAAGTAGGAATGAATATCGCTATAGCTTCACCTTCCGGTTATAAACCAAATAAAGAAATTGTGGCTAATGCTAAAAAGTTCGCTGCATATATGGGAAGCAAAGTTGAGATACTTGATGATCCGATCGCAGCAGTTAAAAATGCTGATATTGTTTATACAGATGTTTGGGCTTCAATGGGTCAGGAAGAAGAAGCTGAAGAGAGAAAGAAAAAGTTTGCTAAGTTTCAGGTTAATCCGAAGCTTGTGAAACACGCTAAAGAAGATTATTTGTTTATGCACTGCCTACCTGCACACAGAGGAGAAGAAGTAGTTGATGAAGTTGCCGATTCACCTAATTCAGTAATCTTTGATGAAGCTGAAAACAGATTGCATGTTCAGAAAGCTATAATGGCTTTAGTAATGTAA
- a CDS encoding metallophosphoesterase — MSLFFIIFFTVYTSLNYYVFIRGWQAIGNYPLVKIIYLILFVLIAYGYVFAKFLYKVLPPLLYDIWLGVGAIWFAFLVYFILSLLLVDIIRFFDSKFLFLPEIFRSGSDNIKRYTALVLIAVVSIIVFLGNLNKRNIEIRTLELTIPKGQSKLSELNVVMASDIHLSPIDGERLLTRIIDKMNSLNPDIVLLAGDIVDDKAEILEAREIGKSFHKLKSKYGVYTINGNHEFINGVEASVLYAEHLGIKTIRDNYIFIDSSFYVVGREDRSMPQFTGKQRKSLEDIISEIPKDYPIILLDHTPFNLEEAERNNIHLQLSGHTHHGQIWPANLITKMIYEVSWGYKKKGNTHFYVSSGAGTWGPPVRTGSSSEIVNLKIKFE; from the coding sequence ATGTCATTATTTTTTATAATATTCTTTACAGTTTATACATCACTTAATTATTATGTTTTCATTCGTGGTTGGCAGGCAATTGGTAATTATCCATTAGTCAAGATAATCTATTTGATTTTGTTTGTTTTAATTGCTTATGGATATGTATTTGCAAAATTTTTATATAAGGTTCTTCCACCTCTTCTTTACGATATCTGGCTTGGAGTTGGCGCAATCTGGTTTGCATTTCTGGTTTACTTTATTCTTTCATTACTTTTAGTTGACATTATCAGATTCTTCGATTCTAAATTTCTTTTCCTTCCGGAAATATTCAGAAGTGGAAGTGATAACATCAAAAGATATACTGCGCTTGTTTTAATTGCAGTTGTAAGCATTATTGTTTTTCTCGGAAACCTTAATAAAAGGAATATTGAGATAAGAACATTGGAGCTTACAATTCCAAAAGGTCAAAGCAAGCTTAGTGAACTTAATGTTGTGATGGCAAGTGATATTCATCTTTCACCAATTGATGGAGAAAGGTTACTTACACGAATAATTGATAAAATGAATTCACTCAATCCTGACATTGTCCTTCTTGCCGGTGATATAGTTGATGATAAAGCAGAAATTCTTGAAGCAAGAGAAATCGGAAAATCATTTCATAAACTGAAAAGTAAATATGGAGTTTATACAATTAACGGTAATCACGAATTTATAAACGGGGTCGAAGCATCAGTTCTTTATGCCGAGCATCTCGGAATTAAAACTATCAGAGATAATTATATTTTTATTGATAGCAGTTTTTATGTTGTTGGAAGAGAAGACAGATCAATGCCTCAGTTTACTGGTAAACAAAGAAAATCATTGGAAGATATCATTTCTGAAATTCCAAAAGATTATCCGATAATTTTGCTTGACCACACTCCATTCAATTTAGAAGAAGCTGAAAGAAATAATATTCATCTTCAGCTTTCGGGACATACACACCATGGACAAATCTGGCCTGCAAACCTTATCACTAAAATGATTTATGAAGTTAGTTGGGGATATAAGAAAAAGGGAAACACACATTTTTATGTTTCCTCAGGTGCGGGAACCTGGGGACCACCTGTCAGAACCGGCAGCAGCAGTGAAATTGTAAATCTTAAAATAAAATTCGAATAA